The sequence CGCCAAGAACTCGTTCGTCTCGCTGGGCGGCGAGGAGTGGATCAAGTCCGACGGGGTCTGGGAGAAGAGCGACTCCAAGGAGGCGATGGACGCCGAGCTGGGCGGGAAGTACCGGACGCTCTCCGACCCGCAGGTCGTCTCGGACATCGTCGGGACGTTCGCGACCTGGAAGGTCGACACCGAGAAGGCCCTGATCTCGCTGGAGAACGGCAAGGACACCCACGCCTGGCGCATCACCAACGCGGCGCACTTCGACTACCGGGGCGCGGAGATGACCGAGTACATCCTGTGGATCGAGGACGACGGGACCCCGGTGGGCGCCCAGTCCACCTCGCACACGGGAGGGGCGCCCAAGACCGTGTCGCAGCACTTCTACGACCTCGGTGAGCCGGTCACCATCGAGGCGCCCGCCATGTAGGGCCGCCCTCCCCCGGGGCCCGGACCGCACAGCCGGGCCCCGGGTGGAGGACGGGTTCAGCAGGCGTGCTCCGCGTAGCGGGCGGCCACCTCGGCCACGACCTCGGCGCCGTCGCGCGCCCACAGCGCCTCGTTGAAGATCTCCACCTCGATCGGGCCGTCGAAGCCGGTCGCCTCCACCGCCGTACGCAGCGCCCTGAAGTCCACGCTGCCGTCGCCCAGTTGGCCGCGTCCCAGCAGGACGCCCGCCGGGAGCGGGGTGATCCAGTCGGCGAGCTGGAAGGAGTGGACGCGGCCGGTCGCGCCGGCCCTCGCGATCTGGGCGGGGGCCCGGTCGTCCCACCAGAGGTGGTACGTGTCGACCACCACGCCGACCTGTTCGGCGGGGAAGCGCTCCGCGAGGTCGAGGGCCTGGGAGAGCGTCGAGACCACGCACCGGTCCGACGCGAACATCGGGTGCAGCGGCTCGATGGCCAGGCGGACCCCGCGCTCGGCCGCGTAGGGGGCCAGCTCGGCCAGGGCGTCCGCGATGCGTTCGCGGGCGCCGTACAGGTCCTTGCTGCCCTCCGGCAGGCCGCCCGAGACCAGGACCAGGGTGTCCGTGGCCACGCCCGCCGCCTCCTCGATCGCGGCGCGGTTGTCGTCCAGGGCGCGGGCCCGTTCCGCCGGGTCGAGGGCGGTGAGGAAGCCGCCCCGGCACAGGCTGGTGACGGAGAGGCCGTGGTCGGAGAGGAGCCGGGCGGTGCGCTCGACGCCGTACTCCTGGACCGGGGCCCGCCACAGGCCCACCTTGTCGATGCCCGCCTTGGCGCAGCCCTCGGCCAGCTCGGGCAGCGACCACTGCTTGACGGTCTCCTGGTTGATGGAGAGACGGCCGTCGCTCATCGGGTGCCTCCGTTGACCGTGAGGAACGCGCGCATCCGGGACTCGGCCAGCTCCGGATCGGGGAACAGGCCCAGCCGGTCGGCGAGTTCGTACGCCTTGGCCAGATGCGGCAGGGAGCGGGCCGACTGGAGGCCGCCCACCATCGTGAAGTGGTCCTGGTGGCCGGCCAGCCAGGCCAGGAACACCACGCCCGTCTTGTAGAACCGGGTCGGCGCCTTGAAGAGGTGCCGGGACAACTCGACCGTGGGGTCGAGCAGTTCGCGGAAGCCCTTCGTGTCACCCGTGTCCAGCACCCGTACCGCGTGCGCGGCGAGCGGGCCCAGCGGGTCGAAGATGCCGAGCAGCGCGTGGCTGAAGCCCCGGTCGTCGCCGGCAATCAGCTCGGGGTAGTTGAAGTCGTCCCCGGTGTAGCAGCGCACCCCGCCCGGCAGCCGGCGGCGCACGTCGATCTCGCGGTCCGCGTCGAGCAGGGACATCTTGATGCCGTCGACCTTGTCGGGGTGTTCCGCGATGACCTCAAGGAAGGTGTCGGTGGCCCGGTCGAGGTCGGCGGAGCCCCAGTAGCCTTCGAGGGCCGGGTCGAACATCGGGCCGAGCCAGTGCAGGACGACCGGCTCGGTGGCCTGGCGCAGCAGGTGGGCGTACGTCTCCAGGTAGTCCTGCGGGCCCTTCGCCGCCGCCGCGAGGGCGCGGGAGGCCATCAGGATGGCCTGGGCGCCGCTCTCCTCCACGACGGCGAGCTGCTCCTCGTACGCGGAACGCACCTCGGCGAGGGTGGCCGGGCCCGGGGGCAGCTGGTCCGTGCCGACACCGCAGGCGATCCGGCCGCCGGCCGACTTCGCCTCGGCTGCCGAGCGGCGGATCAGTTCCTCGGCGCCCGCCCAGTCCAGGCCCATGCCGCGCTGCGCGGTGTCCATCGCCTCGGCGACGCCCAGGCCGTGCGACCAGAGGTGGCGGCGGAAGGCGAGCGTGGCGTCCCAGTCGACGGCGGCCGGTGAGCCGGGTCCCGCGTCGGCGTACGGGTCGGCGACGACATGGGCGGCGGAGAAGACCGTACGGGAGGCGAGCGGCGTCGCGGCCGGGGCCAGGGCGAGCGGGGTGGCCCGGGGTTCGTACGGGCCCTGCGGGAGGTGGATGGTCATGGGGTTGCCTCCGGTGATCCCTGGGGGAGAGGGCTGGTCACAGGGTCAGCTCCGGTACGTCGAGACGGCGGCCCTCCGCGTGGGACTTCAGGCCCAGCTCGGCGAGCTGCACGCCCCGGGCGCCGGCCATCAGGTCCCAGGTGTAGGGCTCGTCCAGCACGATGTGGCGCAGGAACAGCTCCCACTGGGCCTTGAAGCCGTTGTCGAAGGCGGCGTTGTCCGGGACCTCCTGCCACTGGTCGCGGAAGGACTCGGTGACCGGGAGGTCCGGGTTCCAGACCGGCTTGGGGGTGACCGAGCGGTGCTGGACGCGGCAGTTGCGCAGGCCGGCGACGGCGGAGCCGTGCGTGCCGTCGACCTGGAACTCGACCAGCTCGTCGCGGTTGACCCGGACCGCCCAGGAGGAGTTGATCTGGGCGACGGCGCCGCCCTGGAGCTGGAAGATGCCGTAGGCGGCGTCGTCGGCGGTCGCCGCGTACGGCCTGCCGTGCTCGTCCCGGCGCTCGGGGATGTGGGTCTGGACGTGGGCCTGGACGGTGGTGACCCGGCCGAACAGCTCGTGCAGCACGTACTCCCAGTGCGGGAACATGTCCACGACGATGCCGCCGCCGTCCTGGGCGCGGTAGTTCCAGGAGGGGCGCTGGGCCTCCTGCCAGTCGCCCTCGAAGACCCAGTAGCCGAACTCGCCGCGCACGGAGAGGATCTCGCCGAAGAAGCCGCCGTCGATGAGGCGCTTCAGCTTCAGCAGGCCCGGCAGGAAGATCTTGTCCTGGACGACGCCGTGCTTGATGCCCGCCTCCTGCGCCAGCCGGGCCAGGTCGAGGGCGCCCTCGACGTCCGTGGCGGTGGGCTTCTCGGTGTAGATGTGCTTGCCGGCGGCCACGGCCTTCTTGATCGCCTCCACCCGGGCCGAGGTGACCTGGGCGTCGAAGTAGATGTCGACGGTCTCGTCCGCGAGCACCGCGTCCAGGTCCGTGGACCACTCCGTCAGCCCGTGCCGCGCGGCCAGCTCCTCCAGCGCGTGGGCGCGGCGGCCGACGAGGACCGGCTCCGGCCACAGCACCTCGCCGTCGCCGAGGTCGAGGCCGCCCTGCTCGCGGATCGCGAGGATCGAGCGCACCAGGTGCTGCCGGTATCCCATGCGCCCCGTGACGCCGTTCATGGCGATGCGCACTGTCCTGCGTGTCACGAAAGTTCCCTCCGTACAGCCGTAGCAAGCGCTTTCTATTCGGGATGACGCTAGCCTGCCGACAGCGGCCCGGACAAGAGGGGGCGCCCTGATTGGTCCCGGCCCCCTCACCACTCCACGGAGGAATGCGATGACAGTCACGCTGGCGGACGTGGCGGCCCGCGCCCGGGTGTCCCCGGCCACCGTCTCCCGTGTGCTGAACGGCAACTACCCGGTGGCAGCGGCCACCAGGGAGCGGGTGCTGCGTGCGGTGGACGACCTCGACTACGTGCTGAACGGGCAGGCCAGCGCCCTGGCCGCCGCCACATCCGACCTCGTCGGCATCCTCGTCAACGACATCGCCGACCCGTTCTTCGGGATCATGGCGGGCGCGGCGCAGTCCGAGATCGGCGGTCCGGGCGACGGCTCGGGCCGGGCGGGCGGCGAGAAGCTGGCCGTCGTCTGCAACACCGGCGGCTCCCCCGACCGCGAACTCACCTACCTCACCCTGCTCCAGCGCCAGCGCGCCGCCGCCGTCGTGCTCACCGGGGGCGCGGTGGAGGACCCGGCGTACCAGACGGCGATGGCCGCGAAGCTCGCCAGGCTCGCGGACGCGGGCACCCGGGTCGTGCTGTGCGGGCGGCCCCCGCTGCCGGACGGGGCGGCCGTGGTGGCCGCGCTCGCCTTCGACAACCAGGGCGGCGGCCGGATGCTGACCAAGCACCTGCTCTCCCTGGGCCACCGCCGCATCGGCTATGTCGCGGGCCCACTGGAACGCACCACGACCCGCCACCGCCTGGAGGGCCACCGCGAGGCGATGCGCGGGTCGGGGCTGTGCGGCGACGAGGACCGGCTGACCGTGCACGGCTCGTACGACCGCAGGTCCGGCTACGACGCCACCGTCGAACTGCTGCGCCGCGAACCGGAGATCACCGCCGTCGTCGCCGCCAACGACACGGTGGCGCTGGGCGCCGCCGCGGCGATCCGCGACCGGGGGCTGCGCATCCCCGAGGACATCTCGGTGGCCGGCTTCGACGACCTGCCGTTCTCGGTGGACGTGGTCCCGGCCCTGACGACCGTGCGGCTGCCGCTCTTCGAGGCGGGGGCGCGCGCCGGCCGGCTGGCCATGGGCAAGGAGAACCCGCCGCCCGGCGGCATCGCGCTGGTCCCGGCCGAGCTGATGGTGCGCGGTTCGACGGCCGCGCCCCGGGGATGAGACCACCGGTCGCCGGGTACGCGGACGGCGCGGCGGCCCCTCATAGGCTGCGGCGGAACGCACCGACGGAAGGAACTCGCACGTGAAGCTCGCTTTCTCCACCCTCGGGGTTCCGGGGCTGCCCATGCCCGAGGTCGTCCGGCTGGCCGCCGCGCACGGCTACCAGGGGGTGGAGCTGCGCGCCCACCCCGAGGAGCCGGTGCACCTGGGGCTCTCCGCTTCCGAACGGGCCGCCGTGCGCGCCCTGTTCGAGCGCGGCGGGGTCGAGATCCTGACCGTGGCGGGGTACGCGAAGGTCGCCGCCGAGGGCGAGGACCAGCCGGTCCTGGACGAGCTGGCCGCGCTGACCGAGCTGGCCCGCGACCTGGGCGCGCCGAACGTCCGGGTCTTCCCCGGCGGCGGCGGCCAAGACCCGGCCCAGGCCGACGCCATCGCCGCGCGCCGGCTGGGCGCGGCCGCCCCGTACGCCGCCGATCTGGGCGTGCGGGTGCTCCTTGAGACCCATGACTCGCACCGGGCGGGGGCCGACGTGGCCCGGGTCGCCGGCACGGTGGGGCACAAGAGCGTCGGCGCGCTGTGGGACGTCCTGCACACCTGGCTGGCGGGCGAGGAGCCGGTGGCCAGTCACGCGGTGCTGGCCCCACACCTGGGATACGTACAGGTGAAGGACGTCGTGTCGGCCGAGGACACCACTCCGGTGGCGCTGGGCGCGGGGGTGCTGCCGCTGCGGGCGTGCCTGGACACCCCGGCCGCGGACGACTGGGTCTGCTGGGAGTACGAGAAGCGCTGGTACCCGCACGCGGCCGAGCTGCCGGGGCTGCTGGACGCGGGGCGCGCGCACCTGCTGCGGCTGGGCGCGCCCAAGCAGTAACCCCTTTCCGGCGGGGGCCGATTCCGGGGCGGGGCGGCGCGGCCCCAACCCCCGAAGACCAGCGGCAGCACGGGCACGGTCGAGACCCGGACCATGAAGTCGAGCGGGCCCGCAGGCCCGCGACCACGGCGGCGGTGCCGGCGCTCCAGGCGCTCGGGGCGGGCGCGGGGCTGCGACAGGGATGAGCCGCGGGGCCGGGGGCGGACGAGCCGCAGGCGTACGCGGCGACGGGCAACGGGCGACGGGCGACGGGCGACGGGCGACGGGCGACGACGGGCAGGGACGCGCTGAAAACGGTCCGCGCTCTTGACCGGAAGTTATTTTCTGGATATCCGTGCTCCTTGGAAGTTTCTTTCACCACCCCCTCGTCACCGAGCACGGCCGAAGGAGCTCACGTGCACCACCGCACCTCCAGACGCACCCTTCTCACCGCCACCGCCGCCACCGCCGTCGCGGCGGCCACGGGCGTGGCGGCAGCCCCCGGGGCCCTCGCCTCGCAGGGCTCCGCGCACAGCAGCCACACCTCCGCCGCCACGACCCGGCGGCTGAAGCGGCTCATCTCCCGGATGAGCCTGGAGGAGAAGATCGGCCAGCTCTTCGTCATGCGGGTCTACGGGCACTCCGCCACCGACCCGGACCAGGCCGACATCGACTCCAACCTCGCCGAGATCGGGGTGCGCACGGCGGCCGAGATGATCGCCAAGTACCACGTGGGCGGCATCATCTACTTCTCCTGGGCGAACAACACCCGCGACCCGCACCAGATCGCCGACCTCTCCAACGGCATCCAGCGCGCCGGTCTCGCGGGCCCGACCTCTCTGCCGCTGCTGATCTCCACCGACCAGGAGCACGGCATCGTCTGCCGCGTCGGCGAGCCCGCCACGCTGATGCCGGGCGCGATGGCGCTGGGCGCGGGCGGTTCGCGCTCCGA comes from Streptomyces sp. Mut1 and encodes:
- a CDS encoding sugar phosphate isomerase/epimerase family protein, which gives rise to MKLAFSTLGVPGLPMPEVVRLAAAHGYQGVELRAHPEEPVHLGLSASERAAVRALFERGGVEILTVAGYAKVAAEGEDQPVLDELAALTELARDLGAPNVRVFPGGGGQDPAQADAIAARRLGAAAPYAADLGVRVLLETHDSHRAGADVARVAGTVGHKSVGALWDVLHTWLAGEEPVASHAVLAPHLGYVQVKDVVSAEDTTPVALGAGVLPLRACLDTPAADDWVCWEYEKRWYPHAAELPGLLDAGRAHLLRLGAPKQ
- a CDS encoding dihydrodipicolinate synthase family protein, translated to MTIHLPQGPYEPRATPLALAPAATPLASRTVFSAAHVVADPYADAGPGSPAAVDWDATLAFRRHLWSHGLGVAEAMDTAQRGMGLDWAGAEELIRRSAAEAKSAGGRIACGVGTDQLPPGPATLAEVRSAYEEQLAVVEESGAQAILMASRALAAAAKGPQDYLETYAHLLRQATEPVVLHWLGPMFDPALEGYWGSADLDRATDTFLEVIAEHPDKVDGIKMSLLDADREIDVRRRLPGGVRCYTGDDFNYPELIAGDDRGFSHALLGIFDPLGPLAAHAVRVLDTGDTKGFRELLDPTVELSRHLFKAPTRFYKTGVVFLAWLAGHQDHFTMVGGLQSARSLPHLAKAYELADRLGLFPDPELAESRMRAFLTVNGGTR
- a CDS encoding sugar phosphate isomerase/epimerase family protein — protein: MSDGRLSINQETVKQWSLPELAEGCAKAGIDKVGLWRAPVQEYGVERTARLLSDHGLSVTSLCRGGFLTALDPAERARALDDNRAAIEEAAGVATDTLVLVSGGLPEGSKDLYGARERIADALAELAPYAAERGVRLAIEPLHPMFASDRCVVSTLSQALDLAERFPAEQVGVVVDTYHLWWDDRAPAQIARAGATGRVHSFQLADWITPLPAGVLLGRGQLGDGSVDFRALRTAVEATGFDGPIEVEIFNEALWARDGAEVVAEVAARYAEHAC
- a CDS encoding LacI family DNA-binding transcriptional regulator, whose protein sequence is MTVTLADVAARARVSPATVSRVLNGNYPVAAATRERVLRAVDDLDYVLNGQASALAAATSDLVGILVNDIADPFFGIMAGAAQSEIGGPGDGSGRAGGEKLAVVCNTGGSPDRELTYLTLLQRQRAAAVVLTGGAVEDPAYQTAMAAKLARLADAGTRVVLCGRPPLPDGAAVVAALAFDNQGGGRMLTKHLLSLGHRRIGYVAGPLERTTTRHRLEGHREAMRGSGLCGDEDRLTVHGSYDRRSGYDATVELLRREPEITAVVAANDTVALGAAAAIRDRGLRIPEDISVAGFDDLPFSVDVVPALTTVRLPLFEAGARAGRLAMGKENPPPGGIALVPAELMVRGSTAAPRG
- a CDS encoding Gfo/Idh/MocA family protein; protein product: MTRRTVRIAMNGVTGRMGYRQHLVRSILAIREQGGLDLGDGEVLWPEPVLVGRRAHALEELAARHGLTEWSTDLDAVLADETVDIYFDAQVTSARVEAIKKAVAAGKHIYTEKPTATDVEGALDLARLAQEAGIKHGVVQDKIFLPGLLKLKRLIDGGFFGEILSVRGEFGYWVFEGDWQEAQRPSWNYRAQDGGGIVVDMFPHWEYVLHELFGRVTTVQAHVQTHIPERRDEHGRPYAATADDAAYGIFQLQGGAVAQINSSWAVRVNRDELVEFQVDGTHGSAVAGLRNCRVQHRSVTPKPVWNPDLPVTESFRDQWQEVPDNAAFDNGFKAQWELFLRHIVLDEPYTWDLMAGARGVQLAELGLKSHAEGRRLDVPELTL